Proteins from a single region of Thermococcus sp. CX2:
- a CDS encoding 4Fe-4S dicluster domain-containing protein yields MSKKIFIDFKRCIACKACEVACEMEHGEARIRVFEFPDLTSVAFNCRHCEKAPCMEVCPVNALSKDDDGAVVLDPLKCIGCLMCGLACPFGIPKIDEYNKIMDKCDLCAHRRAEGKLPACVSACPTEALKYGDINDVLWAREGKIVAELKDIGDRTNVLEAYLIR; encoded by the coding sequence ATGAGCAAGAAGATATTTATTGATTTTAAGCGCTGCATCGCCTGTAAGGCCTGTGAAGTCGCCTGTGAAATGGAGCACGGGGAAGCGAGGATTAGGGTTTTTGAGTTCCCCGATCTGACCAGCGTCGCCTTCAACTGCCGCCACTGTGAAAAGGCTCCATGTATGGAAGTGTGTCCAGTTAACGCGCTCTCCAAGGACGATGATGGCGCAGTCGTTCTCGACCCCCTCAAGTGTATCGGCTGTCTCATGTGCGGCCTCGCCTGTCCATTCGGCATTCCGAAGATAGACGAGTACAACAAGATAATGGACAAGTGCGACCTCTGTGCCCACAGGAGAGCCGAAGGAAAGCTTCCGGCTTGTGTCTCAGCGTGCCCAACTGAGGCCCTCAAGTACGGCGACATAAACGATGTCCTCTGGGCCAGAGAAGGAAAGATAGTCGCCGAGCTTAAGGACATTGGTGACAGGACCAACGTCCTCGAGGCCTACCTCATCAGATGA
- a CDS encoding TetR/AcrR family transcriptional regulator produces MDTRERILKAAEELFAEKGYDKTTVDEIVEKAGVAKGTFYNYFKSKEELIKIVALQSLPYSAIREELEREHESLTEFLHSIAKAYIVYYCDPVLRSLFFYTLAVRSKIKEVEEIHRTFCTEAISKGAKKISQLANVDEKTAMVVFKAFYGALFSRLVFVEYSCTPDVDYVSELIKLIEKSLKN; encoded by the coding sequence ATGGACACCAGAGAGCGGATACTGAAAGCTGCAGAGGAACTCTTTGCCGAGAAGGGCTATGATAAGACTACCGTTGATGAAATCGTTGAGAAGGCAGGGGTTGCTAAGGGCACTTTCTACAACTACTTTAAGAGTAAAGAGGAGCTGATAAAAATCGTTGCTCTCCAGTCCCTGCCGTACTCCGCAATAAGGGAGGAGCTTGAAAGAGAGCACGAGAGCCTTACGGAGTTTCTGCACAGTATTGCAAAGGCGTACATTGTATATTACTGCGATCCGGTCTTGCGATCCCTATTCTTCTACACGCTGGCGGTGAGAAGCAAAATAAAAGAGGTTGAGGAAATCCACAGGACATTCTGCACAGAGGCGATTTCCAAGGGTGCCAAGAAGATATCTCAGCTCGCAAACGTGGATGAAAAAACTGCCATGGTGGTTTTTAAGGCGTTTTATGGTGCCCTCTTTTCGAGATTGGTTTTTGTTGAATATTCGTGCACCCCGGATGTGGATTACGTTTCAGAACTTATCAAGTTAATAGAGAAAAGTTTGAAAAACTAG
- the hypF gene encoding carbamoyltransferase HypF has translation MKAYRIHVQGIVQAVGFRPFVYRIAHEHDLKGYVKNLGDAGVEIVVEGHEKNINAFLRDLREKLPPLARIERIKKREIPVQGFDRFYIEKSSPGGSGGDSIIPPDVSICDDCVRELFDPTNKRYMYPFIVCTNCGPRFTIIEDLPYDRENTTMKEFPMCDFCESEYKDPLNRRYHAEPVCCPVCGPSYRLYTNDGEEIIGDPLKKAAELIDKGYIVAIKGIGGIHLACDATREDVVEELRKRTLRPQKPFAIMAKDIETIKEFAFIGPEELEELTSYRKPIVTLRKKEPFPLPEILAPGLHTIGVMLPYAGTHYILFHYSKTPVYVMTSANYPGMPMVKDNEKAFEELKEMADYLLLHNRKILNRADDSVVRFVDGKRAIIRRSRGFVPLSIEIPFGYSGLAMGAELMNAFGFSKNGKIYPSQYIGNTSKVEVLEFMRQAIEHFKKILRIKKLDLIVADLHPSYNTTKLAMEMANELGVEFLQVQHHYAHIASVMAEHNLDEIVGIAVDGVGYGTDGHTWGGEVIYLSYEDVERLAHIDYYPLPGGDLASYYPLRALMGILSKVYGIDELEEIIEKCCPKAVESLPYGRVEFNVILTQLAKEVNTTYASSTGRVLDAFSVLLNVAYRRHYEGEPAMKLESFAMRGKNDLGFTVPVEGELIKVEELFRQALEVNAAPADVAYSVHLALARSFGEIAVEKAKEFGVKNVGISGGVAFNELIVKTVRKIVEANGLKFYSTYEVPRGDNGINVGQAFLGGLYLEGYLSGEDLML, from the coding sequence ATGAAAGCTTACCGGATTCACGTTCAGGGTATCGTTCAGGCCGTTGGTTTCAGGCCATTCGTCTACAGGATCGCTCACGAGCATGATTTGAAGGGCTACGTCAAGAACCTCGGAGATGCAGGAGTGGAGATAGTAGTTGAAGGCCACGAAAAGAACATCAACGCTTTTCTGCGCGATTTAAGGGAGAAGCTCCCCCCTCTCGCTAGAATTGAAAGGATCAAGAAAAGGGAGATTCCAGTTCAAGGTTTCGACCGATTCTATATTGAAAAGAGTTCCCCTGGCGGCTCTGGAGGAGACTCAATAATTCCACCCGATGTGAGCATCTGCGACGACTGCGTCAGAGAGCTCTTTGACCCCACCAACAAGCGCTACATGTATCCCTTCATCGTCTGCACTAACTGCGGGCCAAGGTTCACGATAATTGAGGATCTGCCCTACGACCGTGAGAACACAACCATGAAGGAATTCCCGATGTGTGACTTCTGCGAGAGTGAGTACAAAGACCCCCTCAACCGGCGCTATCACGCCGAACCGGTATGCTGCCCCGTCTGCGGGCCAAGTTACAGGCTCTATACAAACGACGGCGAGGAGATAATCGGCGACCCCCTGAAGAAAGCCGCCGAGCTGATAGACAAGGGTTACATCGTGGCTATCAAGGGAATCGGCGGAATTCACCTCGCCTGTGACGCCACTAGAGAAGACGTCGTCGAGGAGCTCAGGAAAAGGACCCTCCGCCCCCAAAAGCCCTTCGCGATAATGGCAAAGGATATCGAGACAATAAAGGAGTTCGCCTTTATCGGTCCAGAAGAGCTGGAGGAACTCACGAGCTACCGCAAGCCCATCGTGACGCTCCGCAAGAAGGAACCCTTCCCACTCCCGGAGATACTCGCACCTGGGCTCCACACCATCGGAGTCATGCTCCCCTACGCGGGGACGCATTATATACTCTTCCACTACTCAAAAACCCCCGTTTACGTCATGACCTCCGCCAACTACCCCGGAATGCCGATGGTCAAGGACAATGAGAAGGCCTTCGAGGAACTGAAAGAGATGGCTGATTACCTCCTGCTCCACAACAGGAAGATACTTAACAGAGCCGACGACAGCGTAGTCCGCTTTGTGGACGGCAAGAGGGCCATTATCAGGCGCTCCCGCGGCTTTGTTCCACTCTCGATAGAGATACCCTTCGGGTACAGCGGGTTAGCCATGGGAGCAGAGCTCATGAACGCCTTCGGCTTTTCCAAGAACGGAAAAATCTACCCAAGCCAGTACATAGGCAACACCTCAAAGGTTGAAGTCTTGGAGTTCATGCGGCAAGCCATAGAGCACTTCAAGAAGATACTCCGCATCAAAAAGCTGGATTTAATCGTGGCCGACCTTCACCCCTCATACAACACCACTAAGCTCGCGATGGAGATGGCCAACGAGCTTGGCGTCGAGTTCCTGCAGGTTCAGCACCACTACGCGCATATAGCCTCAGTGATGGCCGAGCACAACCTCGACGAGATAGTGGGCATAGCGGTCGACGGCGTCGGCTACGGAACCGACGGCCACACCTGGGGTGGCGAGGTGATATATCTCAGCTACGAGGATGTCGAGCGCTTGGCCCACATTGACTACTATCCACTTCCAGGCGGGGATCTAGCCAGTTACTACCCACTCAGGGCGTTAATGGGAATCCTCAGCAAGGTTTACGGCATAGATGAGCTTGAGGAAATTATCGAGAAGTGCTGCCCGAAGGCGGTAGAGAGCCTCCCCTATGGAAGGGTCGAGTTCAACGTCATCCTCACCCAGCTGGCAAAGGAAGTGAACACTACCTACGCCTCCTCAACTGGAAGGGTGCTCGATGCCTTCTCCGTCCTGCTTAACGTGGCCTACAGGAGGCACTACGAGGGTGAACCGGCTATGAAGCTTGAGAGCTTCGCCATGCGCGGCAAGAACGACCTCGGCTTTACTGTTCCGGTGGAGGGTGAACTGATAAAGGTCGAGGAGCTGTTCAGGCAGGCCCTAGAAGTGAACGCCGCACCCGCTGATGTCGCCTATTCGGTTCACCTCGCCCTCGCGAGGTCTTTCGGTGAGATAGCTGTGGAAAAAGCTAAAGAGTTCGGGGTCAAGAACGTTGGAATCAGCGGTGGCGTTGCATTCAACGAACTCATCGTAAAGACAGTAAGGAAGATCGTTGAGGCCAACGGTCTGAAGTTCTACTCAACCTACGAAGTTCCAAGGGGAGACAACGGAATAAACGTTGGCCAGGCCTTCCTCGGGGGATTGTACCTTGAGGGATACCTGAGTGGAGAGGACCTCATGCTGTGA
- the hypD gene encoding hydrogenase formation protein HypD, translating into MLEKFRDKELAQKIVREIHEEAKGLEEVRFMHVCGTHEDTVTRSGIRSLLPENVKIVSGPGCPVCITPVEDIVKMQEIMRQAYEEGDKIILTTFGDMYKIPTPRGSFADLKSEGYDVRVVYSIFDAYKLAKENPDRTVVHFSPGFETTTAPAAGMLNAVVEEGLENFKIYSVHRLTPPAVEALVKQGTRFHGLIDPGHVSTIIGVKGWEYITTEYGVPQVVAGFEPVDMLLAILLLIRMVKEGRVEIINEYTRAVKYEGNITAQALIEKFFEVTDAKWRALGVIPKSGLELKDEWKELEIRTYYNPEVPKLPDLEKGCLCGAILRGLALPPQCPHFGKTCTPRHPVGPCMVSYEGTCSIFYKYGALF; encoded by the coding sequence ATGCTCGAAAAGTTCAGGGACAAGGAACTCGCCCAGAAGATAGTCAGGGAAATCCACGAAGAGGCAAAGGGCCTCGAAGAGGTTCGTTTCATGCACGTCTGCGGAACCCACGAGGACACGGTAACGAGGAGCGGAATTCGATCACTGCTTCCAGAGAATGTCAAAATCGTCAGCGGCCCCGGCTGTCCCGTCTGCATAACGCCGGTCGAGGACATAGTCAAGATGCAGGAGATAATGCGCCAGGCCTATGAGGAAGGGGACAAGATAATCCTCACTACCTTCGGCGACATGTACAAGATACCAACGCCAAGAGGAAGCTTCGCCGACCTGAAGAGCGAAGGCTACGACGTCAGGGTGGTATATTCCATCTTTGACGCCTACAAGCTCGCCAAGGAAAATCCCGACAGAACAGTGGTTCACTTCAGCCCTGGCTTTGAAACCACCACTGCACCAGCCGCTGGAATGCTCAACGCGGTCGTTGAAGAAGGACTTGAAAACTTCAAAATCTACTCCGTTCACCGCTTAACGCCCCCAGCAGTTGAGGCTCTGGTGAAGCAGGGCACGAGGTTCCACGGATTAATAGACCCCGGCCACGTCTCCACAATAATAGGAGTGAAAGGCTGGGAATACATAACCACCGAGTACGGTGTTCCCCAGGTTGTTGCCGGCTTCGAGCCGGTTGACATGCTCCTCGCGATCCTGCTCCTGATAAGGATGGTCAAGGAAGGCAGAGTTGAGATAATCAACGAGTACACGAGGGCCGTCAAGTACGAGGGCAACATCACCGCTCAGGCTCTCATCGAGAAATTCTTTGAGGTAACGGACGCGAAATGGCGCGCCCTAGGGGTTATTCCCAAGAGCGGACTTGAGCTGAAGGACGAGTGGAAGGAGCTGGAGATAAGAACCTACTATAACCCAGAGGTTCCCAAGCTACCAGACCTGGAGAAGGGCTGTCTCTGCGGGGCAATACTGCGCGGCTTGGCACTTCCACCGCAGTGCCCGCACTTTGGGAAGACGTGCACTCCGAGACATCCGGTTGGCCCATGCATGGTGTCCTACGAGGGAACCTGCAGCATCTTCTACAAGTACGGGGCGTTATTCTGA
- a CDS encoding HypC/HybG/HupF family hydrogenase formation chaperone, whose product MCLAVPAKVLEINGNVAIVDFGGVKREARLDLLPDVEVGDYVIVHTGFAIEKLDEERAKEILEAWDEVFRITRGGGLPRRD is encoded by the coding sequence ATGTGTCTGGCGGTTCCAGCTAAGGTTCTCGAAATCAACGGAAACGTTGCGATTGTTGATTTCGGAGGCGTAAAGAGGGAAGCGCGCCTTGACCTGCTTCCTGATGTCGAGGTTGGCGATTACGTGATTGTGCACACGGGCTTCGCAATAGAGAAGCTGGACGAGGAGCGCGCTAAGGAGATACTCGAAGCATGGGACGAAGTCTTTAGAATAACCCGGGGCGGAGGACTCCCGCGGAGGGATTGA
- a CDS encoding hydrogenase 4 subunit D produces MNASPFIISFLIPLLLGPLLFKLDGRKADVFMLIAVVSSFLANLVGVLEYLKVGGAYHIVYLETSSLGEVYGVIIDPMSVLVGFVVSLAGVLFLLYAVDYMSERNKQHPVYSDKGRFYAWMVIFVGATLAFIYSSTTLQLLIFFEIMGLACWGVVGYYKSPKAERAAYKALLVPNFGAMVGLYTTVGIGILKLHDLSIYALQNLNDELKLLVFLGVMVAAFTKSAQFPLYSWLPDAMAAPTPASAFLHGAAMVEMGVYLLARVTQFMQPIPETAFYVMLVFVSLTLLVAILYYPLQKDAKRLLAYSTIAEAGVMYVGVLYAVLGSAYGLQAAMFQLANHAFVKGLAFLTAGTFSYAFGTLDMERIKGLGKLVPVVGASWFLALLGLAGVPPLGLFFSKAYLFMNASAIANWVGWIPLFLVLADATVFLAVSLGWIKRMVFSEPLQESAEVSPLMRFVLVVLIVLSIVAPFLSVKLVTQIGFMG; encoded by the coding sequence ATGAACGCCTCTCCCTTCATCATATCTTTTTTGATCCCCCTGCTCCTCGGTCCGCTCCTGTTCAAATTAGACGGTAGAAAGGCCGATGTATTCATGCTCATCGCCGTTGTGTCTTCCTTCCTGGCTAATCTGGTTGGAGTCCTTGAATACCTAAAGGTCGGTGGCGCTTATCACATCGTTTACCTCGAAACTTCTTCCCTCGGTGAAGTCTACGGCGTTATAATCGACCCGATGAGCGTTTTGGTCGGTTTTGTCGTGAGCTTGGCTGGCGTGCTGTTCCTTCTCTACGCGGTGGACTACATGAGCGAGAGGAACAAGCAGCACCCTGTCTACTCTGATAAGGGCAGGTTCTACGCCTGGATGGTCATCTTCGTTGGGGCTACGCTGGCGTTCATATACTCCTCCACGACGCTTCAGCTGCTCATATTCTTCGAGATAATGGGACTCGCCTGCTGGGGTGTCGTTGGGTATTATAAGAGCCCGAAAGCCGAGAGGGCTGCATACAAGGCCCTGCTCGTGCCGAACTTCGGTGCCATGGTGGGCCTCTACACCACCGTTGGCATTGGCATCCTCAAGCTCCATGATTTGAGCATCTATGCGCTCCAGAACCTGAATGATGAGCTCAAGCTTCTCGTGTTCCTCGGCGTAATGGTTGCGGCCTTTACTAAGAGCGCCCAGTTCCCGCTCTATTCATGGCTTCCGGACGCGATGGCCGCTCCTACCCCAGCGAGTGCCTTCCTCCACGGTGCAGCGATGGTTGAGATGGGCGTCTATCTGCTCGCCAGGGTTACTCAGTTCATGCAGCCGATTCCAGAGACAGCTTTCTACGTTATGCTCGTCTTCGTCTCGCTGACCCTGCTCGTAGCAATTCTCTACTACCCGCTCCAGAAGGACGCCAAGAGACTCCTTGCTTACTCCACCATAGCAGAGGCCGGAGTGATGTACGTCGGCGTGCTCTATGCCGTGCTCGGCTCTGCATACGGCCTCCAAGCGGCCATGTTCCAGCTGGCCAACCATGCCTTCGTCAAGGGGCTCGCCTTCCTCACCGCGGGAACCTTCAGCTACGCCTTTGGAACGCTCGACATGGAGAGGATTAAGGGCCTCGGAAAGCTCGTTCCGGTCGTTGGCGCGAGCTGGTTCTTGGCCCTTCTCGGCCTGGCTGGAGTTCCTCCGCTCGGCCTGTTCTTCAGCAAGGCGTACCTCTTCATGAACGCCTCAGCGATAGCCAATTGGGTCGGCTGGATTCCGCTCTTCCTAGTGCTGGCCGATGCCACGGTTTTCCTTGCGGTATCGCTCGGGTGGATTAAGAGGATGGTGTTCAGCGAGCCCCTCCAGGAGAGTGCAGAAGTTTCTCCTCTGATGCGCTTTGTCCTCGTAGTCCTAATAGTCCTGTCCATCGTTGCGCCGTTCCTGAGCGTGAAGCTCGTGACTCAGATAGGGTTCATGGGGTGA
- a CDS encoding complex I subunit 5 family protein, producing the protein MMEIPISLYSLSAISGLVGDFKRSIKISSVLSAMASLSLLGIAADALSRGLPVQESFLGIPLIIDSLSLPFLFIIALLSLVVSVYSISYMEVHRDTGRPLAYTLLYGTFVLSIVFVALTSNLLWFVFFWELMTLTSFVFVSWREQDAGIKYLLTMQLANTVPLFVALGIIYSATGSFSVDYATLKEVSSSLSPIQLKLLYAMFLVTFLAKSGSVPFQFWVPDAYEAAPSNIASLMAGVMEKMAVYGLIRLLCNALPCSESVGYVLVIVGILTLTFGTLYALRETHAKRLLAYSSVGQMGYIWFAVGMGMVFLTRGMESLAYLAFLAGVFHSFNHTLFKGLLFLISGNFEYSAGTADLNELGGLRRAMPYSSLFTVIGALSLAGVPLFSGFLSKWMIYQAGYYSGIGLFVFGSVMAVFMSAVTLAYSLKLYTSAFGGEPNEKTENAREVPSGMLLGEGILALTSLAVGILPAIAYPILTISLNGGDVTVTMGSISTDFEYFSPIALLLAVSFIAVASYFVFRPKTADVKPWNTGALFLPEERYGAKARDYYRQYFTEMGGLYKLGSAAGKVGRVLLSALMSVYLVLARGLVYTGREKKRSFTLDELRHRTVRYLDEAFFAPIMDLVKNIAVLAAGISVSMDELFLASMLTTVIILALLVL; encoded by the coding sequence ATGATGGAAATTCCGATCTCGCTCTACTCACTCTCAGCGATTTCCGGCCTGGTTGGGGACTTTAAGCGGAGCATTAAGATTTCGAGCGTCCTCTCAGCCATGGCATCCTTATCCCTCCTGGGCATAGCTGCTGATGCCCTATCTAGAGGACTCCCCGTTCAGGAGAGCTTTTTGGGCATTCCCCTAATCATAGACAGCCTCTCCCTCCCGTTCCTGTTCATCATCGCCCTGCTCAGCCTCGTGGTTTCGGTGTACTCCATCTCTTATATGGAAGTCCACAGAGATACCGGAAGACCACTGGCGTACACCCTCCTCTACGGCACGTTCGTGCTGTCGATTGTATTCGTGGCTCTGACGTCAAACCTGCTCTGGTTCGTCTTTTTCTGGGAGCTGATGACTCTAACTTCCTTCGTCTTCGTGAGCTGGAGGGAGCAGGACGCTGGAATTAAATACCTCCTTACCATGCAGCTCGCCAACACCGTGCCCCTCTTCGTGGCCCTCGGCATAATCTACTCCGCCACTGGAAGCTTCAGCGTTGATTACGCCACGCTTAAGGAGGTTTCATCGTCCCTTTCTCCGATCCAGCTCAAGCTGCTCTACGCAATGTTCCTCGTAACTTTCCTTGCGAAATCTGGAAGCGTGCCCTTCCAGTTCTGGGTACCTGATGCCTACGAGGCAGCTCCCAGCAATATAGCCTCGCTGATGGCCGGCGTCATGGAGAAGATGGCGGTTTACGGTCTGATAAGGCTCCTCTGCAACGCCCTGCCATGCAGTGAGAGCGTTGGCTACGTTCTCGTCATCGTCGGCATACTCACCTTGACCTTCGGAACCCTCTATGCCCTCAGAGAAACCCACGCAAAGAGACTCCTCGCGTACTCAAGCGTTGGACAAATGGGCTACATCTGGTTCGCGGTGGGCATGGGTATGGTCTTCCTGACGAGGGGCATGGAGAGCCTGGCCTACCTGGCCTTCCTCGCTGGAGTCTTCCACTCCTTCAACCACACCCTCTTCAAGGGGCTGCTCTTCCTCATTTCGGGCAACTTCGAGTACTCCGCCGGAACGGCTGACCTCAACGAGCTTGGTGGCTTGAGGAGGGCAATGCCGTACTCGTCGCTCTTCACCGTCATAGGTGCGCTCTCCCTCGCTGGAGTGCCCCTCTTCAGCGGCTTCCTCTCCAAGTGGATGATTTACCAGGCCGGCTACTACTCTGGAATCGGCCTCTTCGTCTTTGGCTCCGTAATGGCGGTGTTCATGAGCGCCGTAACCCTGGCGTACTCGCTCAAGCTCTATACTTCCGCCTTTGGAGGTGAACCGAACGAGAAGACTGAGAACGCCAGGGAAGTCCCGTCGGGCATGCTCCTCGGTGAGGGAATCCTTGCCTTAACCTCGCTTGCCGTTGGAATACTTCCAGCTATCGCTTACCCGATATTAACGATTTCATTGAATGGCGGCGACGTCACCGTTACAATGGGCTCGATATCCACTGACTTTGAGTACTTCTCACCAATAGCCCTGCTCCTTGCGGTTTCATTCATTGCGGTTGCTTCATACTTCGTCTTCAGACCAAAGACCGCCGATGTCAAACCTTGGAACACTGGAGCGCTCTTCCTGCCGGAGGAGAGGTATGGAGCGAAGGCCAGGGACTATTACAGGCAGTACTTTACCGAGATGGGGGGCCTCTATAAGCTTGGAAGCGCCGCTGGCAAGGTCGGAAGGGTCCTTCTCTCTGCTCTGATGTCCGTCTACCTCGTTCTCGCCAGGGGCCTCGTCTACACCGGCAGGGAGAAGAAGCGCTCCTTCACCCTTGACGAGCTTCGCCACCGCACCGTCAGGTACCTGGACGAGGCATTCTTCGCGCCGATAATGGATCTAGTCAAAAACATCGCCGTGCTGGCAGCGGGCATCTCGGTGTCCATGGACGAGCTCTTCCTGGCTTCAATGCTGACCACGGTGATAATACTCGCACTCCTCGTGTTGTGA
- the fdhF gene encoding formate dehydrogenase subunit alpha, which produces MAEKLVPVVCPWCSVGCRFYIVNVNGYPKKIEFDYEHDTRNHGKLCPKGVAAFQYLRHPDRLKRPLKRVGERGEGKFVEISWEEAIKEIAQKLKEIKEKYGPEALAFLGSERCSIEENYVLQKLARALGTNNIEYVCRMCQSTAVAGKGMVLGHPGLTNPFEDILKAKVIVLWGYNPAATNPVFFGQYIEKAILDNGAKLIVVDPRKTKTAKYADIHIQPYPGTDLAVALAMLNVIITEELYDKDFVAERTEGFEELAKTVEKYTPEWAEKVSGVPAELIRKAAITFATAGTAALLTNEGVNQHANGTRTVMAITEMMVLCGYFGKEGVMSGAIPGAHNGMGAGLMGIGPHELPGRFPLHAEEHKRRIEEAWGFKIPEKPGITYVEMIDAILEGKLKALYVMGTNPAKALPNLKKAEEAFKNIEFLVVQDIFLTETAKYADIVLPAAAWFEKDGTAISFERRVQRSFKAADAPGEAKPDWEILVMLAKELGFGEYFNYSDADDILREINRIIPPLAGATPERLKKNLKGCMIPCPDENTEVPRLFVQGFLTPNGKAQLIPVEYKEPGEVPDEEYPFWLTNYRLVGHFHTGTMSHRSKSLSKRWPEEYIEINENDAKRLGIKDGDLVRVETRRAALVFKAKVTPHIREGVVAAPWHWDFNYLTKDVLDEYAKMPELKTAACRISKVEG; this is translated from the coding sequence ATGGCAGAGAAGTTGGTGCCAGTGGTCTGCCCGTGGTGTTCCGTTGGTTGTAGGTTCTACATAGTAAATGTGAATGGATACCCCAAGAAAATTGAGTTTGACTACGAACATGACACCAGGAACCACGGCAAGCTCTGTCCGAAAGGTGTCGCTGCCTTCCAGTACCTCAGGCACCCAGACAGGCTTAAGAGGCCTCTCAAGAGAGTCGGCGAGAGAGGCGAGGGCAAATTCGTGGAGATAAGCTGGGAGGAAGCTATTAAGGAAATCGCCCAGAAGCTCAAGGAAATCAAGGAGAAGTACGGCCCGGAGGCTCTTGCTTTTCTCGGAAGTGAAAGGTGCTCCATAGAGGAGAACTACGTTCTCCAGAAGCTGGCAAGGGCTTTGGGAACCAACAACATCGAGTATGTATGTAGGATGTGTCAGTCAACCGCCGTTGCAGGTAAAGGAATGGTTCTTGGACACCCCGGCCTGACGAACCCCTTCGAGGACATTCTCAAGGCCAAGGTCATTGTCCTCTGGGGATACAATCCGGCTGCGACCAACCCGGTCTTCTTCGGCCAGTACATTGAGAAAGCAATCCTCGACAACGGTGCCAAGCTAATCGTCGTTGACCCGAGGAAGACAAAGACCGCGAAGTACGCGGACATACACATACAGCCCTATCCTGGAACTGACCTTGCTGTTGCCTTGGCTATGCTCAACGTCATAATCACCGAGGAGCTCTATGATAAGGACTTCGTGGCGGAGCGCACGGAAGGCTTTGAGGAGCTCGCCAAGACCGTCGAAAAGTACACCCCGGAGTGGGCTGAAAAGGTCAGCGGTGTTCCGGCTGAACTCATAAGGAAGGCTGCAATCACCTTTGCAACGGCCGGAACCGCCGCCCTGCTGACGAACGAGGGTGTGAACCAGCACGCCAACGGAACGAGGACTGTTATGGCTATCACTGAGATGATGGTTCTCTGCGGCTACTTTGGAAAGGAGGGCGTTATGTCTGGAGCTATACCCGGTGCCCACAACGGTATGGGCGCTGGCCTCATGGGTATTGGACCACACGAACTGCCAGGAAGATTCCCGCTCCACGCCGAGGAGCACAAGAGGAGAATTGAGGAGGCATGGGGCTTCAAGATCCCAGAGAAGCCTGGAATCACTTACGTTGAAATGATTGACGCAATCCTTGAGGGCAAGCTCAAGGCCCTCTACGTCATGGGAACCAACCCTGCCAAGGCCCTTCCGAACCTCAAGAAGGCTGAGGAGGCCTTTAAGAACATCGAGTTCCTCGTCGTCCAGGATATCTTCCTTACTGAGACCGCGAAATACGCCGACATAGTACTTCCAGCGGCTGCATGGTTTGAGAAGGACGGAACCGCCATAAGCTTCGAGAGAAGGGTCCAGAGGAGCTTTAAGGCTGCTGACGCACCGGGAGAGGCCAAGCCTGACTGGGAAATCCTTGTTATGCTCGCTAAGGAGCTCGGCTTTGGAGAGTACTTCAACTACTCTGATGCAGACGACATCCTGAGAGAAATAAACAGAATCATTCCGCCCCTTGCTGGCGCGACACCCGAGAGGCTCAAGAAGAACCTCAAAGGCTGTATGATACCCTGCCCAGACGAGAACACTGAGGTTCCGAGACTCTTTGTCCAGGGCTTCCTCACGCCAAACGGAAAGGCCCAGCTCATACCTGTGGAGTATAAAGAGCCTGGAGAAGTCCCCGATGAGGAGTACCCGTTCTGGCTCACCAACTACAGGCTCGTTGGCCACTTCCACACCGGAACCATGAGCCACAGGAGCAAGAGCCTGAGCAAGAGGTGGCCGGAGGAGTACATTGAGATCAACGAGAACGACGCGAAGAGGCTCGGCATAAAGGACGGCGACCTCGTGAGGGTCGAGACCAGGAGGGCAGCGCTCGTCTTCAAGGCTAAGGTCACACCGCACATCAGGGAGGGCGTCGTTGCCGCGCCGTGGCACTGGGACTTCAACTATCTGACCAAGGACGTCCTTGACGAATACGCCAAGATGCCCGAGCTGAAGACGGCCGCATGTAGAATCTCCAAGGTTGAGGGGTGA